A single window of Archangium gephyra DNA harbors:
- a CDS encoding immunity 26/phosphotriesterase HocA family protein, with product MKKVRIHRPGAFLRIPLIDGTFGYGRALTRVFDAFYDYRTESPDSDLDRIASKPILFKIAVRHLEPGSWEVIGRRKLEEPLTQPIVQFRQDVGDFRRCEIFDTTDNSRSAEPQECVGLERLAVWEQHAVEERLLDTFMGRPNDSVERLKVRLQ from the coding sequence ATGAAGAAGGTACGCATACATAGACCGGGAGCGTTTTTGAGGATTCCACTCATTGACGGCACTTTCGGTTATGGGAGGGCGCTTACACGAGTGTTTGACGCCTTCTACGATTACAGGACCGAAAGTCCTGACTCGGACCTCGACCGGATCGCATCCAAGCCAATCCTTTTCAAGATTGCTGTTCGCCATCTGGAGCCGGGCTCGTGGGAGGTCATTGGACGGAGAAAGCTCGAGGAGCCCCTGACTCAACCCATTGTTCAATTCAGGCAGGACGTGGGAGACTTCCGCCGCTGCGAGATCTTCGACACCACCGACAATTCGAGAAGTGCCGAGCCCCAGGAGTGTGTCGGTCTCGAGCGACTGGCTGTGTGGGAACAGCACGCTGTCGAGGAACGCCTGCTTGACACCTTCATGGGACGGCCCAATGACTCAGTGGAACGCCTGAAAGTGCGCCTGCAATAA
- the pfp gene encoding diphosphate--fructose-6-phosphate 1-phosphotransferase → MKKLAIVVAGGPAPGINSVIGAATIRARLSGVEVIGLQDGFKWISEGDLSHVVPLTIEDTSRIHFRGGSYIGISRANPTRSPEHFQRTLEGLEKLDVGMLITIGGDGTATLAQIISEKTRGRIRVVHVPKTIDNDIDLPDDTSTFGFQTARHVGVEIVKNLMVDAKTTHRWYFVVAQGRKAGHLALSIGKAVGATNTIIPEEFQKGCPVSFNTVVDILAGSVIKRLGYGRQDGIVLLAEGLADCIDPEDLARHTDIPRDHMGNIHVAEINLGEVLEKAVKQRLAGLGIKATLITKYIGYEVRCADPIPFDMEYTRDLGYCAARYIIEGGTEAVVSMVNGRFLPISFQQMKDPSTGRPRVRLVDVDSDRYKIARSFMLRLKRQDFDNPEELARFAAAARLTPEAFREQFHHLVKDEPQVAVDVEMGLATKAVDAAKAVDAAKAGEPTGGAAR, encoded by the coding sequence ATGAAGAAGCTCGCCATCGTCGTCGCCGGAGGACCTGCTCCGGGCATCAACAGCGTGATTGGAGCGGCCACCATCCGCGCCCGGCTCTCGGGCGTGGAGGTCATCGGCCTCCAGGATGGTTTCAAGTGGATCTCCGAGGGAGACCTCTCCCACGTCGTTCCCCTCACCATCGAGGACACCAGCCGCATCCACTTCCGCGGCGGTTCCTACATCGGCATCTCCCGCGCCAACCCCACCCGCTCCCCCGAGCACTTCCAGCGCACCCTCGAGGGCCTCGAGAAGCTCGACGTGGGCATGCTCATCACCATCGGCGGTGATGGCACCGCGACGCTCGCGCAGATCATCTCGGAGAAGACCCGCGGGCGCATCCGCGTGGTCCACGTCCCCAAGACGATCGACAACGACATCGACCTGCCCGACGACACGAGCACCTTCGGTTTCCAGACCGCTCGCCACGTCGGTGTGGAGATCGTGAAGAACCTGATGGTGGACGCGAAGACGACCCACCGCTGGTACTTCGTCGTGGCCCAGGGCCGCAAGGCGGGTCACCTCGCGCTGTCCATCGGCAAGGCCGTGGGCGCGACCAACACCATCATCCCCGAGGAGTTCCAGAAGGGGTGCCCTGTCTCGTTCAACACCGTGGTGGACATCCTCGCGGGGTCGGTCATCAAGCGGCTGGGCTATGGCCGCCAGGACGGCATCGTCCTGCTGGCCGAGGGCCTCGCCGACTGCATCGACCCCGAGGATCTCGCCAGGCACACGGACATCCCCCGGGACCACATGGGCAACATCCACGTGGCGGAGATCAACCTGGGTGAGGTGCTCGAGAAGGCGGTGAAGCAGCGGCTCGCCGGCCTGGGAATCAAGGCCACGCTCATCACCAAGTACATCGGGTACGAGGTGCGCTGCGCGGACCCCATTCCCTTCGACATGGAGTACACGCGCGATCTCGGCTACTGCGCGGCCCGCTACATCATCGAGGGCGGCACCGAGGCGGTGGTGTCCATGGTCAACGGGCGGTTCCTGCCCATCTCCTTCCAGCAGATGAAGGATCCGTCCACGGGGCGGCCCCGGGTGCGGCTGGTGGACGTGGACTCGGACCGCTACAAGATCGCCCGGAGCTTCATGCTGCGGCTCAAGCGGCAGGACTTCGACAATCCGGAGGAGCTGGCCCGGTTCGCCGCGGCCGCCCGCCTCACGCCGGAGGCCTTCCGCGAGCAGTTCCACCATCTGGTGAAGGACGAGCCCCAGGTGGCCGTCGACGTGGAGATGGGACTCGCCACCAAGGCGGTGGATGCGGCCAAGGCGGTGGACGCGGCCAAGGCCGGGGAGCCGACGGGCGGCGCGGCGCGATAG
- a CDS encoding sensor histidine kinase encodes MMKAQSMGGSFTVLEGRKERAEAIRNRLLKAEAELSEREMRHHNALLEETVRQRTCELELANARLQESLKQLQATQAQLLFADRLATIGQLAAGLGHEINNPLAFIVGNLDYVQQQLIRTGGVPTPEEKQEMIEAIADARDGAERVSLIVRDLKVLSHPNDMERGPVDVVASLRSAVKVAAYELRDRASLVEELVAVPPVNGHKARLCQVFLNLLINAAHALPPGQAVRNEIRLSTRMDGPHHVAVEVSDTGCGIPPENLERIFNPFFTTKPVGVGTGLGLSVCHGIITALGGKISVRSEVGQGTTFTVSLPVYEASAEQDSSAQEELTSRAA; translated from the coding sequence ATGATGAAGGCGCAAAGCATGGGAGGGTCGTTCACGGTGCTCGAGGGCCGCAAGGAGCGCGCGGAGGCCATCCGCAACCGGCTCCTGAAGGCCGAGGCCGAGCTCTCCGAGCGCGAGATGCGCCACCACAACGCGCTGCTGGAGGAGACGGTGCGGCAGCGCACCTGCGAGCTGGAGCTGGCCAATGCCCGCCTCCAGGAGAGCCTGAAGCAACTCCAGGCCACGCAGGCGCAGCTGCTCTTCGCCGATCGTCTGGCCACCATCGGCCAGCTCGCGGCGGGCCTGGGACATGAGATCAACAACCCGCTTGCGTTCATCGTCGGCAACCTCGACTACGTGCAGCAGCAGCTGATCCGCACCGGGGGCGTCCCCACGCCGGAGGAGAAGCAGGAGATGATCGAGGCCATCGCCGATGCGCGCGACGGCGCCGAGCGCGTCAGCCTCATCGTGCGAGACCTCAAGGTCCTCTCCCATCCCAACGACATGGAGCGTGGCCCGGTGGATGTCGTGGCCAGCCTCCGCAGCGCGGTGAAGGTGGCGGCGTACGAGCTGCGGGACCGGGCGAGCCTGGTGGAGGAGCTGGTGGCGGTCCCGCCCGTCAACGGACACAAGGCGCGCCTGTGCCAGGTGTTCCTCAACCTGCTCATCAACGCCGCCCATGCCCTCCCACCGGGACAGGCGGTGCGGAACGAGATCCGGCTCTCGACCCGGATGGACGGCCCCCACCATGTCGCCGTGGAGGTGAGCGACACGGGCTGCGGCATCCCGCCGGAGAACCTGGAGCGCATCTTCAACCCGTTCTTCACCACCAAGCCCGTCGGCGTGGGCACGGGCCTGGGCCTCTCGGTGTGCCACGGCATCATCACCGCGCTGGGCGGGAAGATCTCCGTGCGGAGCGAGGTGGGCCAGGGCACCACCTTCACCGTCAGCCTCCCCGTGTACGAGGCCTCCGCCGAGCAGGACTCCTCGGCCCAGGAGGAGCTCACCTCCCGCGCCGCCTGA
- a CDS encoding alpha/beta hydrolase, which yields MRQLMKRACLFLFFALSVVMANGAMAAEPVPPHQSFTLESKALKETRRINVYTPPGYDAAKSTRYPVLYMPDGGLQEDFPHVATTIDTAIKAGEMRPLIVVGIENTERRRDMTGPTQVEKDRKIAPRVGGSAAFRSFIRDELMPQVRRRYRVTNETAIIGESLAGLFIVETFFLQPKLFDTYIALSPSLWWNGEELVRKAAERIKARPDLRNTLYLSSADEEDIVSAVTRLADTLRTNSPAGLKWQYEPRPDLRHDNIYRSASPQVLRKWFAPEATHRTP from the coding sequence ATGCGACAACTGATGAAGCGGGCCTGCCTGTTCCTGTTCTTCGCGCTCTCCGTGGTCATGGCCAACGGCGCCATGGCCGCCGAGCCCGTGCCGCCGCACCAGTCGTTCACCCTCGAATCCAAGGCGCTCAAGGAGACCCGGCGCATCAACGTCTACACGCCTCCGGGTTACGACGCGGCGAAGTCCACGCGCTACCCGGTGCTGTACATGCCCGACGGTGGCCTCCAGGAGGACTTCCCGCACGTCGCCACCACCATCGACACTGCGATCAAGGCCGGCGAGATGCGGCCCCTCATCGTGGTCGGCATCGAGAACACCGAGCGGCGCCGAGACATGACCGGTCCGACCCAGGTCGAAAAGGATCGCAAGATCGCCCCGCGCGTTGGCGGCTCGGCCGCGTTCCGGAGCTTCATCCGCGACGAACTGATGCCCCAGGTACGACGCCGGTATCGCGTGACGAACGAGACCGCCATCATCGGAGAATCCCTCGCCGGTCTCTTCATCGTCGAGACCTTCTTCCTGCAGCCGAAGCTCTTCGACACCTATATCGCCCTGAGTCCGAGCCTGTGGTGGAACGGCGAGGAGTTGGTGCGCAAGGCCGCCGAGCGCATCAAGGCCCGGCCGGACCTGCGCAACACCCTGTATCTGTCGTCCGCCGACGAGGAGGACATCGTTTCCGCCGTCACACGCCTGGCGGACACGCTCCGCACGAATTCACCGGCCGGGCTGAAGTGGCAGTACGAGCCCAGGCCGGACCTGCGCCACGACAACATCTACCGCTCGGCCTCGCCGCAGGTGTTGCGCAAGTGGTTCGCGCCCGAGGCCACGCACCGCACTCCGTAG
- a CDS encoding glutathione S-transferase family protein has protein sequence MIKLYQFHPSGNCYKVRLLLHQLGIPFEAVETEMGTKGTRSLEFKAKNPIAKVPTVELEPGVFLAESNAILWYFAEGTPFIPTDKLERARMLQWMFFEQYSHEPYVAVARAWIAFFGTPPGKERELEERIQKGYAALDVMEGELSKRPFFAGERYSLADITLYAYTHVAEEGRFDLARYPAIRAWFERVQAQPRHLRITDAVPSAAR, from the coding sequence ATGATCAAGCTCTACCAGTTCCACCCCTCCGGCAACTGCTACAAGGTCCGCCTGCTGCTGCACCAGCTCGGGATTCCCTTCGAGGCGGTGGAGACGGAGATGGGCACCAAGGGGACCCGCTCCCTGGAGTTCAAGGCGAAGAATCCCATCGCCAAGGTGCCCACGGTGGAGCTCGAGCCGGGCGTGTTCCTCGCCGAGTCCAACGCCATCCTCTGGTACTTCGCGGAGGGCACGCCCTTCATCCCCACGGACAAGCTGGAGCGGGCGCGGATGCTCCAGTGGATGTTCTTCGAGCAGTACAGCCACGAGCCGTACGTCGCGGTGGCCCGCGCGTGGATCGCCTTCTTCGGCACCCCTCCCGGCAAGGAGCGCGAGCTCGAGGAGCGCATCCAGAAGGGCTATGCCGCCCTGGACGTCATGGAGGGCGAGCTGTCCAAGCGCCCCTTCTTCGCGGGTGAGCGCTACAGCCTCGCGGACATCACGCTCTACGCGTACACGCACGTGGCGGAAGAGGGACGCTTCGACCTGGCCCGCTACCCCGCCATCCGCGCCTGGTTCGAGCGGGTCCAGGCCCAGCCGAGGCACCTCCGCATCACCGACGCCGTGCCCTCCGCCGCCCGCTGA
- a CDS encoding DUF3857 and transglutaminase domain-containing protein translates to MSRTPPLAVLSRTTWLVALLAFACPLLTRAASESSVAASREQIQEALQLASSPRGAAQLIRLHSLREDLEDITPLAKTYAEVATRRDTDPGTRATAWFLFMDLERSRGRLNKASEIHDSSLGFIGDYYVVGGFDNEGKAGCDTDFGPEAANLDLSATYPGAKGRQVSWRRLAVSPTQGYVDLASAVRPNREAVAYALTWLEAPAETRVALGVGSSGAFRLWVNGEKVSSSDHYNGPRPDQSRVSVRLRKGLNRVLLKVCQESGPLGFYLRRDPPARLRVTLPSTLPALTKGPSAAPQALPTVTSALKELVAKAPADAQLRGEYATVLDFFRAFDEREHTATVEADRAAREAPQDVRLQLLAASAHRDDLNLRRFFLEAALRADPTSTLARVALAEFELERGHPERVLELLKPVVELSPDSAAARLTLARAHETLGESARAQVMVEETLQRLPRIPRVVRSAAAGARMLDRPQDSIARLRVALALRHDDRYSRAQLASQLADLGQVEAAAREFTQMLSLDPFDNATRLKLAELRAANGQLDAATAHFAEARALSPDEPEVYEREGRALLSAGRRDEALASFERSLALRPQNPALKEAVRTLKGESASTGARYLTDFKGLVKDADAYATEDAVYLVDTTYVRVQKNGVSGRLHQFAVKVLNARGVEAFRSYPVTYSPDRQEVRILRARITKPDGSVVDSYGESDRNINEPWTGMYYDARAKMLSFPALAMGDVLELQYRVDDTAQDNLLSDYWGDVESVQGVYPKVAYQFLVEMPKERPLYWNEKKLPGVTHAREDVEGGNVLYRWSAKHVSKVVPEPGMPGWAEVAANLHVSTYRTWDEVGRYWWGLVRDQLTPNEELRRTVDTVLQGVDRKDQQAVVRAIYSFVVTNTRYVALEFGIHGYKPYRVDRVLARRFGDCKDKASLIHAMLKVAGVDSRLVLLRMRNLGSIGEEPASLAAFNHAIVYVPRFDLYLDGTAEFHGARELPSGDRVANVLVVEPGGKATFSTTPEARPEDNATRLTMNLTLRPDGGTDVTGATSVGGQMAPEYRRAYRAVASRKSTFERAWAQSFPGLTVHDVKLNDTTRLDDDVQVDFRMSIPRFAEALPGQLRFLPFGTGRSYTQSYASLAERRFDLVMSGPWVNHFTFRYTLPQGYSVAELPPAYQEETPFGRVRVSYRQEGNQLLCDGEVALTSARVKADDYPAFRSFLGRVDQSFARKVTLRGAASPTAER, encoded by the coding sequence ATGTCCCGTACCCCACCGCTCGCCGTGCTCTCGCGCACCACCTGGCTCGTCGCTCTGCTCGCGTTCGCCTGCCCGCTCCTCACCCGGGCCGCCTCCGAGTCCAGCGTCGCCGCCTCCCGCGAGCAGATCCAGGAAGCCCTCCAGCTCGCCTCCTCCCCTCGCGGCGCCGCCCAGCTCATCCGGCTGCACTCCCTCCGGGAGGACCTCGAGGACATCACGCCCCTCGCGAAGACCTATGCCGAGGTGGCCACCCGCCGTGACACCGACCCCGGCACCCGCGCCACCGCCTGGTTCCTCTTCATGGACCTGGAGCGCTCGCGCGGCCGGCTCAACAAAGCCTCCGAAATCCACGACTCCTCCCTCGGCTTCATCGGCGACTACTACGTCGTCGGCGGCTTCGACAACGAGGGCAAGGCCGGCTGCGACACCGACTTCGGCCCCGAGGCCGCCAACCTGGACCTCTCCGCCACCTACCCCGGGGCCAAGGGCCGTCAGGTCTCCTGGCGCCGGCTCGCCGTCAGCCCCACCCAGGGCTATGTCGACCTGGCCTCCGCCGTGCGTCCCAACCGCGAGGCCGTGGCCTATGCCCTCACCTGGCTGGAGGCTCCGGCCGAGACGCGCGTGGCGCTCGGCGTGGGCAGCTCCGGCGCCTTCCGCCTCTGGGTGAACGGCGAGAAGGTCTCCAGCAGCGACCACTACAACGGGCCCCGGCCGGACCAGTCGCGCGTCTCCGTGCGCCTGCGCAAGGGCCTCAACCGCGTCCTCCTCAAGGTGTGCCAGGAGTCCGGCCCGCTCGGCTTCTACCTGCGCCGGGATCCGCCCGCCCGTCTGCGCGTCACGCTCCCCTCCACCCTCCCCGCCCTCACCAAGGGCCCCTCCGCCGCGCCCCAGGCCCTGCCCACCGTCACCTCCGCCCTCAAGGAGCTGGTGGCCAAGGCCCCCGCCGATGCGCAGCTGCGCGGCGAGTACGCCACGGTGCTCGACTTCTTCCGCGCCTTCGACGAGCGCGAGCACACCGCCACCGTCGAGGCCGACCGCGCCGCCCGCGAGGCGCCCCAGGACGTGCGCCTGCAGTTGCTCGCCGCCAGCGCCCACCGCGATGACCTCAACCTGCGCCGCTTCTTCCTCGAGGCCGCCCTGCGCGCGGACCCCACCTCCACCCTGGCCCGCGTGGCGCTCGCCGAGTTCGAGCTGGAGCGCGGCCACCCCGAGCGCGTCCTCGAGCTGCTCAAGCCCGTGGTGGAGCTCTCCCCGGACTCGGCCGCCGCCCGCCTCACGCTGGCCCGTGCCCACGAGACGCTCGGCGAGTCCGCTCGCGCGCAGGTGATGGTGGAGGAGACGCTCCAGCGCCTGCCCCGCATCCCCCGCGTGGTGCGCTCCGCCGCCGCCGGCGCCCGCATGCTGGACCGGCCCCAGGACTCCATCGCCCGGCTGCGCGTGGCCCTCGCCCTGCGTCATGACGACCGCTACAGCCGCGCCCAGCTCGCCTCGCAGCTGGCGGACCTGGGCCAGGTGGAGGCCGCCGCGCGCGAGTTCACCCAGATGCTCTCCCTGGACCCCTTCGACAACGCCACCCGCCTGAAGCTGGCGGAGCTGCGGGCCGCCAATGGCCAGCTCGACGCGGCCACCGCCCACTTCGCCGAGGCCCGCGCCCTCTCCCCGGACGAGCCCGAGGTGTACGAGCGCGAGGGCCGTGCCCTGCTGTCCGCCGGCCGCCGCGACGAGGCCCTCGCCTCCTTCGAGCGCTCGCTGGCGCTGCGCCCGCAGAATCCCGCCCTCAAGGAGGCCGTGCGCACCCTCAAGGGGGAGTCCGCCAGCACCGGTGCCCGCTACCTCACCGACTTCAAGGGCCTGGTGAAGGACGCCGACGCCTACGCCACCGAGGACGCCGTGTACCTGGTGGACACCACCTACGTGCGCGTGCAGAAGAACGGCGTCTCCGGCCGGCTGCACCAGTTCGCCGTGAAGGTGCTCAACGCCCGCGGCGTGGAGGCCTTCCGCTCCTACCCCGTCACCTACTCGCCGGACCGGCAGGAGGTGCGCATCCTGCGCGCCCGCATCACCAAGCCGGACGGCTCCGTGGTGGACAGCTACGGCGAGAGCGACCGCAACATCAACGAGCCCTGGACGGGCATGTACTACGACGCCCGCGCCAAGATGCTCTCCTTCCCCGCGCTCGCCATGGGCGACGTGCTGGAGCTGCAGTACCGCGTGGACGACACCGCCCAGGACAACCTCCTGTCCGACTACTGGGGCGACGTGGAGAGCGTGCAGGGCGTCTACCCGAAGGTGGCCTACCAGTTCCTCGTGGAGATGCCCAAGGAGCGGCCCCTCTACTGGAACGAGAAGAAGCTGCCCGGCGTGACGCACGCGCGCGAGGACGTGGAGGGCGGCAACGTCCTCTACCGCTGGAGCGCGAAGCACGTCTCCAAGGTGGTGCCGGAGCCCGGCATGCCCGGCTGGGCCGAGGTGGCCGCCAACCTCCACGTGTCCACCTACCGCACCTGGGACGAGGTGGGCCGCTACTGGTGGGGCCTCGTGCGCGACCAGCTCACCCCCAACGAGGAGCTGCGCCGCACGGTGGACACCGTGCTGCAGGGCGTGGACCGCAAGGACCAGCAGGCCGTGGTGCGCGCCATCTACAGCTTCGTGGTGACGAACACGCGCTACGTGGCGCTCGAGTTCGGCATCCACGGCTACAAGCCCTACCGGGTGGACCGCGTGCTGGCGCGCCGCTTCGGTGACTGCAAGGACAAGGCGAGCCTCATCCACGCCATGCTGAAGGTGGCCGGCGTGGACAGCCGCCTGGTGCTGCTGCGCATGCGCAACCTGGGCTCCATCGGCGAGGAGCCGGCGAGCCTGGCGGCCTTCAACCACGCCATCGTCTACGTGCCCCGCTTCGACCTGTACCTGGACGGCACCGCCGAGTTCCACGGCGCGCGCGAGCTGCCCAGCGGGGACCGCGTGGCCAACGTGCTGGTGGTGGAGCCGGGCGGCAAGGCCACCTTCTCCACCACGCCCGAGGCGCGCCCCGAGGACAACGCCACCCGCCTCACCATGAACCTCACGCTGCGCCCGGACGGCGGCACCGACGTCACCGGGGCCACCAGCGTGGGCGGGCAGATGGCGCCCGAGTACCGCCGCGCCTACCGCGCCGTGGCCTCGCGCAAGTCCACCTTCGAGCGCGCCTGGGCCCAGAGCTTCCCCGGCCTCACCGTGCACGACGTGAAGCTCAACGACACCACCCGCCTGGATGACGACGTGCAGGTGGACTTCCGCATGAGCATCCCCCGCTTCGCCGAGGCCCTGCCCGGCCAGCTGCGCTTCCTGCCCTTCGGCACCGGCCGCTCCTATACCCAGTCCTACGCCTCGCTCGCCGAGCGCCGCTTCGACCTGGTCATGAGTGGCCCCTGGGTGAACCACTTCACCTTCCGCTACACCCTGCCCCAGGGCTACAGCGTGGCCGAGCTGCCCCCCGCCTACCAGGAGGAGACGCCCTTCGGCCGCGTGCGCGTCTCCTACCGCCAGGAGGGCAACCAGCTGCTGTGCGACGGCGAGGTGGCGCTCACCTCCGCCCGGGTGAAGGCGGATGACTATCCCGCCTTCCGCTCCTTCCTCGGCCGGGTGGACCAGTCCTTCGCTCGCAAGGTGACCCTGCGAGGGGCCGCCTCCCCCACCGCGGAACGGTAG
- the gpmI gene encoding 2,3-bisphosphoglycerate-independent phosphoglycerate mutase, translated as MKPAHKVLLCILDGWGVRKERDDNAIALAGTPRLDALTNGTPYTELQTSGLAVGLPEGQMGNSEVGHTNIGAGRIVYQDLVRINRASESGELASNPVIRAALDKAKADGKAFHLLGLVSPGGVHSSMEHLYSLLKAAHERGVPHVYVHAFTDGRDTPPQSGLGYVEELEKFLRETRTGHIATVGGRYYGMDRDKRWDRVHLAYEAIVHARGPKAPDAISAIRASYAEKVTDEFIKPTVIAHGDGTPVGRIRDGDVVMFFNFRADRARELTRALAFDDFKEFDRGGLHVGMYVCLTQYDETFGLPVAFAPDQPSEIFPEALAHAGWRQFRTAETEKYAHVTFFFNGGREVVYPGEDRHLVPSPRDVKTYDLKPEMSAREVTLELVKRIESGAYDFALVNFANPDMVGHTGLLEPAMRAVTTVDECLGLLGQACARHGWVMAISADHGNCEQMRDPTTGEPHTAHTLNPVPFHLIHPDFRGQKLRPGILADIAPTLLQVMGLPKPSEMNRLGLLP; from the coding sequence ATGAAGCCCGCGCACAAAGTCCTGCTCTGCATCCTCGATGGCTGGGGCGTCCGCAAGGAACGCGACGACAACGCCATCGCTCTCGCCGGCACCCCGCGCCTCGACGCGCTCACGAACGGCACCCCCTACACGGAGCTGCAGACGTCCGGGCTGGCCGTCGGTCTCCCCGAGGGGCAGATGGGCAACTCCGAGGTGGGCCACACCAACATCGGCGCCGGCCGCATCGTCTACCAGGACCTGGTGCGCATCAACCGGGCCTCCGAGTCCGGGGAGCTCGCCTCCAACCCCGTCATCCGCGCCGCGCTCGACAAGGCCAAGGCGGACGGCAAGGCCTTCCACCTGCTCGGGCTCGTCTCCCCCGGCGGCGTGCACTCGTCCATGGAGCACCTCTACAGCCTCCTCAAGGCGGCGCACGAGCGGGGCGTTCCCCACGTCTACGTCCACGCCTTCACCGACGGACGGGACACCCCACCCCAGAGCGGGCTCGGCTACGTGGAGGAGCTGGAGAAGTTCCTGCGCGAGACGCGCACCGGCCACATCGCCACCGTGGGCGGGCGCTACTACGGCATGGACCGTGACAAGCGCTGGGACCGGGTGCACCTCGCCTACGAGGCCATCGTCCACGCCCGGGGCCCCAAGGCGCCCGATGCGATCTCCGCCATCCGCGCCTCCTACGCGGAGAAGGTGACGGACGAGTTCATCAAACCCACCGTCATCGCCCACGGCGACGGCACCCCGGTGGGCCGCATCCGCGACGGCGACGTGGTGATGTTCTTCAACTTCCGCGCGGACCGCGCCCGGGAGCTGACGCGCGCGCTCGCCTTCGACGACTTCAAGGAGTTCGACCGGGGCGGCCTGCACGTGGGCATGTACGTGTGCCTGACCCAGTACGACGAGACCTTCGGCCTGCCGGTGGCCTTCGCGCCCGACCAGCCGAGTGAGATCTTCCCCGAGGCCCTCGCGCACGCCGGCTGGCGCCAGTTCCGCACCGCGGAGACGGAGAAGTACGCGCACGTCACCTTCTTCTTCAACGGTGGCCGCGAGGTGGTGTACCCGGGCGAGGACCGGCACCTGGTGCCCTCGCCGCGAGACGTGAAGACGTACGATCTCAAGCCGGAGATGAGCGCGCGCGAGGTGACGCTGGAGCTGGTGAAGCGCATCGAGTCGGGGGCCTACGACTTCGCGCTGGTGAACTTCGCCAACCCGGACATGGTGGGCCACACGGGCCTGCTGGAGCCGGCCATGCGGGCCGTCACCACGGTGGACGAGTGCCTCGGATTGCTGGGGCAGGCGTGTGCCCGGCACGGCTGGGTGATGGCCATCTCCGCGGACCACGGCAACTGCGAGCAGATGCGCGACCCCACCACCGGCGAGCCCCACACAGCGCACACGCTCAACCCGGTCCCCTTCCACCTCATCCACCCGGACTTCCGCGGGCAGAAGCTGCGCCCCGGCATCCTCGCGGACATCGCCCCCACCCTGCTCCAGGTCATGGGACTGCCCAAGCCTTCCGAGATGAATCGGCTAGGCTTGCTTCCATGA
- a CDS encoding ComF family protein, which produces MLSSLLELLYPPACIACAKVMPVRAAFCETCDLAVERLPPSRCRTCAEPGQFPRDTCPRCHLSPPPFTRAWAPFAHEGPVARAIHRFKYEDHPELAPALAELLATECRQFLEQAPCVLVALPLHDQRFRERKYDQTQLIAGELARLTGREAPVGLLSRPRETRRQVGLSEAERAQNVAGAFTASPSAAGREFLLLDDVLTTGATVRAAATALREAGATRVEVITLARAFSL; this is translated from the coding sequence GTGCTCTCCTCGCTCCTCGAGCTGCTCTATCCGCCCGCGTGCATCGCCTGCGCGAAGGTGATGCCCGTGCGCGCGGCCTTCTGCGAGACGTGTGACCTCGCCGTGGAGCGGCTCCCCCCCTCGCGCTGCCGCACCTGTGCCGAGCCTGGACAGTTCCCCCGCGACACCTGTCCGCGCTGCCACCTGTCGCCCCCGCCCTTCACCCGTGCCTGGGCGCCCTTCGCGCACGAGGGCCCCGTGGCCCGCGCCATCCACCGCTTCAAGTACGAGGACCACCCGGAGCTGGCCCCCGCCCTCGCGGAGTTGCTCGCCACCGAGTGCCGACAGTTCCTCGAGCAGGCTCCCTGCGTGCTCGTCGCGCTGCCCCTGCACGACCAGCGCTTCCGCGAGCGCAAGTACGACCAGACACAATTGATCGCGGGAGAGCTGGCGCGACTTACGGGCCGCGAGGCGCCCGTGGGACTGCTCAGCCGCCCCAGGGAGACGCGGCGTCAGGTGGGGCTCTCCGAGGCCGAGCGCGCGCAGAACGTGGCCGGGGCCTTCACCGCGTCGCCCTCGGCGGCCGGCCGGGAGTTCCTCCTTCTGGACGACGTGCTCACCACCGGGGCCACGGTCCGTGCCGCCGCCACCGCGCTCCGGGAAGCGGGGGCCACGCGCGTCGAGGTCATCACCCTGGCCCGAGCCTTTTCTCTATGA
- a CDS encoding DUF2087 domain-containing protein, translating into MEPTPPTPEVSEKLARYLDEEGRLKGWPSKRSDQLQALHYMAARLPSGVEWSERELNELLKALHTFGDWALLRRDLYDARLLDRSLDGRRYWKVPKA; encoded by the coding sequence ATGGAGCCGACCCCTCCCACTCCCGAGGTTTCCGAGAAGCTTGCCCGCTACCTGGATGAGGAGGGGAGGCTGAAGGGCTGGCCCTCGAAGCGCTCGGACCAGCTCCAGGCCCTGCACTATATGGCGGCCCGCCTGCCGTCCGGCGTGGAGTGGAGCGAGCGGGAGCTCAACGAGCTGCTCAAGGCCCTGCACACCTTTGGAGACTGGGCCCTGCTGCGCCGCGACCTCTACGACGCGCGGCTGCTCGATCGCTCGCTGGATGGCCGGCGGTACTGGAAGGTCCCCAAGGCCTGA